The following proteins are co-located in the Flectobacillus major DSM 103 genome:
- a CDS encoding KdsC family phosphatase → MIEKIKKIKLLITDCDGVLTDAGVYYGEQGEVLKKFNIRDGMGVERLRKNNIATGIITGELSPSVKKRAEKLQITELHLGIKDKLQVLNQILVNKNLLPENIAYIGDDINDLEIMQHVGLKACPADAMPAVKAVVDYQCQLKGGEGCFREFAELILDRQADKCIN, encoded by the coding sequence ATGATAGAGAAAATTAAGAAAATCAAACTACTTATAACCGATTGCGACGGTGTACTTACCGATGCAGGCGTGTATTATGGCGAGCAGGGCGAAGTATTGAAAAAATTCAATATTCGTGATGGAATGGGGGTAGAACGCCTCCGAAAAAACAATATCGCAACGGGTATTATTACAGGAGAGCTATCGCCTTCTGTCAAAAAAAGAGCTGAAAAATTACAGATTACCGAACTGCATTTGGGTATAAAAGACAAACTCCAAGTGTTGAATCAAATCTTGGTTAATAAAAACCTTTTGCCCGAAAATATTGCCTATATCGGCGACGACATAAACGACCTCGAAATCATGCAACATGTTGGACTAAAGGCTTGTCCAGCCGATGCAATGCCTGCCGTCAAGGCGGTAGTCGATTACCAATGTCAGCTAAAAGGTGGCGAGGGTTGCTTTCGTGAGTTTGCCGAATTGATTCTGGACAGACAAGCCGACAAGTGTATCAACTAA
- a CDS encoding DMT family transporter, with product MHWLYLSIAALFEAAWTYSLKYLDFKHIKNLAWTSLFSAESWSVISPLLGYIVFGIGNIYFFSLSLKFVSTAVAMAVWTALTLLFIKLADVYIMGEKLIWQEVFFMLLITIGIIGLKVYSKS from the coding sequence GTGCACTGGTTATATCTTTCTATTGCCGCCCTTTTTGAGGCTGCTTGGACATATTCACTCAAATACCTTGATTTCAAGCATATCAAAAACTTGGCTTGGACATCGCTTTTTTCTGCTGAAAGTTGGTCGGTTATATCGCCACTATTGGGCTATATTGTTTTTGGAATAGGCAATATTTATTTCTTTTCCTTATCGCTCAAATTTGTTTCTACAGCTGTGGCTATGGCAGTTTGGACAGCCCTAACACTATTGTTTATTAAGCTAGCCGACGTTTATATTATGGGCGAAAAACTGATTTGGCAGGAGGTATTCTTTATGTTATTAATTACTATCGGTATTATTGGGTTGAAGGTTTATAGTAAATCATAA
- a CDS encoding GH1 family beta-glucosidase, whose amino-acid sequence MEKFSNQAFEHHKPIEVLEKKAFGENFVWGVAMSAFQNEGAWDKDGKGESIWDRFNHRKNKILDKTNADITADFYHRFEEDIALTKSLGFKAFRFSFSWARILPYGIGKINRAGIDFYHKLIDTCLAYNLEPWPTIYHWDLPQALEDMGGWTNRDIIDWFAEYCEILTEEYGLKVKNWMVLNEPAGFTGLGYMTGYHAPGRLGMSNFLPAVHHAAMCQAEGGRIIRKNVPDAVIGTTFSCSFIEPHTHRFADIKAAKRVDALLNRLFIEPALGLGYPTAQLPFLNKMVDKYVMEGDMEKLQFDFDFIGIQNYFKLVMKGVWWMPYLKAMEVKPHKRGIQDTTDLGWEVSPEGMYQIIRQFAGYPQIKKIMITENGAAFKDTLRHGEIHDTQRVAFYESYLQSILKAKKEGINIGGYMAWTLTDNFEWREGYIPKFGLVYVDFKTQERIVKSSGKWFQQLLGGK is encoded by the coding sequence GTGGAAAAGTTTAGTAATCAAGCATTTGAGCATCATAAGCCTATAGAGGTATTAGAAAAAAAAGCCTTTGGCGAAAACTTTGTTTGGGGAGTAGCCATGTCGGCTTTTCAAAATGAAGGTGCTTGGGACAAAGACGGCAAAGGAGAGTCGATTTGGGATAGATTTAATCATCGAAAAAACAAGATTCTCGACAAAACTAATGCCGACATTACAGCCGATTTTTATCATCGATTTGAAGAAGATATTGCCTTAACAAAGTCGTTGGGTTTCAAAGCTTTTCGTTTTTCTTTTTCGTGGGCTCGTATTTTGCCGTATGGTATCGGCAAAATCAACCGTGCAGGCATAGATTTTTATCATAAACTTATTGACACCTGCTTGGCTTACAACCTTGAGCCTTGGCCAACTATATATCACTGGGACTTGCCCCAAGCCTTGGAAGATATGGGGGGCTGGACCAATCGTGATATAATAGACTGGTTTGCTGAATATTGTGAAATTTTGACGGAAGAATATGGCCTAAAAGTAAAAAACTGGATGGTACTCAACGAACCTGCAGGGTTTACAGGCTTGGGGTATATGACAGGCTATCATGCTCCTGGCCGATTGGGCATGAGTAATTTTTTGCCAGCAGTACACCATGCCGCCATGTGTCAGGCTGAAGGGGGGCGTATTATTCGCAAAAATGTTCCTGACGCTGTGATTGGTACTACATTTTCATGCTCATTTATCGAGCCTCATACGCACCGATTTGCCGATATAAAAGCCGCCAAAAGGGTTGATGCCTTGCTTAATAGGCTATTTATTGAACCTGCTTTGGGCTTGGGATACCCTACAGCCCAACTACCGTTTTTAAATAAAATGGTAGACAAATATGTTATGGAAGGCGATATGGAAAAGCTCCAATTCGACTTTGATTTTATAGGTATTCAAAACTATTTCAAGCTGGTGATGAAGGGTGTTTGGTGGATGCCCTATTTGAAAGCGATGGAGGTAAAACCTCACAAAAGAGGCATTCAAGACACTACCGATTTGGGTTGGGAGGTATCGCCAGAAGGTATGTATCAGATTATTCGACAGTTTGCGGGGTATCCACAAATCAAGAAAATTATGATCACCGAAAATGGAGCAGCTTTTAAAGATACTTTACGTCATGGCGAAATTCATGATACTCAGCGAGTGGCATTTTATGAATCGTATTTACAAAGTATTCTAAAAGCAAAAAAAGAAGGTATCAATATTGGAGGTTATATGGCATGGACGCTTACCGATAATTTTGAATGGCGCGAAGGCTATATTCCTAAATTTGGCTTGGTATATGTAGATTTCAAAACCCAAGAACGTATTGTTAAAAGCTCAGGAAAATGGTTTCAGCAATTGTTAGGGGGTAAATAA
- a CDS encoding sterol desaturase family protein codes for MTTVQITTFILVAWIGLIILLERLYPYRKGLPFFREGFWIDLVWYTLIQSYFLKILIFDYIITPINGYFDWSRWQLVGKWPIGFQVLFFLITHDFYIYWFHRFQHANPFFWRTHEAHHSGKNIDFLSGSRSHAVEILINQTIEFLPIVVLGASPEVMPIKALLDAMFGTFIHSNINIKMGKWKYIFNSPELHLWHHANYKEVFHANFATKFSVWDYLFGTVYDPTFKPGNKPENWGLYYDYPHDYFLQHFFSIKRFDEKKLLKFHWFRYYYYLRPNLWKWLKKHLKYRL; via the coding sequence ATGACTACCGTTCAAATCACAACCTTCATTTTGGTGGCTTGGATAGGGCTAATTATTTTGTTAGAACGCCTGTATCCTTATAGAAAAGGGCTTCCCTTTTTTCGAGAAGGCTTTTGGATAGATTTGGTATGGTATACCCTTATTCAAAGCTATTTCCTGAAAATCCTGATTTTCGATTATATTATTACGCCTATTAATGGATATTTTGACTGGTCTCGGTGGCAATTGGTGGGCAAGTGGCCTATTGGCTTTCAGGTATTGTTTTTCTTGATTACACATGATTTTTATATCTACTGGTTTCACCGATTTCAGCATGCCAATCCATTTTTCTGGCGTACCCACGAGGCTCATCATTCGGGCAAAAATATAGATTTCCTGAGTGGGTCTCGTTCGCATGCTGTCGAAATATTAATTAACCAAACTATCGAATTTTTGCCTATTGTTGTACTGGGGGCATCGCCCGAAGTAATGCCTATCAAAGCTCTTCTGGATGCCATGTTTGGAACATTTATTCATAGTAATATCAATATAAAAATGGGTAAATGGAAATACATTTTCAATTCGCCCGAACTGCATTTGTGGCACCATGCCAACTATAAGGAGGTTTTTCATGCCAATTTTGCTACTAAATTTTCGGTTTGGGATTACCTTTTTGGTACGGTTTACGACCCTACTTTCAAGCCTGGTAATAAGCCCGAAAATTGGGGTTTATATTATGACTATCCACACGATTATTTTTTGCAGCATTTCTTTTCTATCAAGCGTTTCGACGAAAAAAAACTGCTTAAATTTCATTGGTTTAGGTACTACTATTACCTCCGACCTAATTTGTGGAAGTGGCTAAAAAAACATTTAAAATATCGACTATGA
- a CDS encoding cytidylyltransferase domain-containing protein, whose amino-acid sequence MRKTNDLAITLVVQARMSSSRLPGKVMLPILGEPLLLRMIERLKQVKRIVNIVIATSDTSDDDLIESFCKKYQIDCYRGSLNDLLDRHWNVGHLTNADAVVKIPSDCPLIDPRIVDKVLDYYVENANQYDFVSNLHPATYPDGNDVEVMAFEALTQAWEEASKPLELEHTTPYFWENPDKFKIGNVVWETGLDYSMSHRFTIDYHEDYQFIKRVFEELYPVKPNFSLEDILTLLTNKPDIMAINAQWAGVNWYRNHLAELKTIEPFMTKVI is encoded by the coding sequence ATGCGTAAAACCAACGATTTAGCTATCACATTGGTAGTACAAGCTCGGATGAGTTCGAGCCGTTTGCCCGGCAAAGTGATGCTCCCGATTTTGGGCGAACCTTTGCTTTTGAGAATGATTGAGCGACTAAAGCAAGTAAAGCGTATAGTGAATATAGTTATAGCTACTTCCGATACGAGCGATGATGATTTGATAGAAAGTTTTTGTAAAAAATATCAAATAGACTGTTATAGAGGAAGCCTAAACGACCTTTTGGATAGGCACTGGAATGTAGGGCATTTGACCAATGCCGATGCTGTAGTAAAAATCCCGTCGGACTGTCCACTAATAGACCCTCGGATTGTAGATAAGGTGTTGGATTACTATGTAGAAAACGCCAACCAATATGACTTTGTTAGCAACCTTCATCCAGCCACATATCCCGACGGAAACGATGTAGAAGTAATGGCATTTGAGGCACTTACCCAAGCGTGGGAAGAAGCCTCAAAACCCTTAGAGCTAGAACATACAACACCCTACTTTTGGGAAAACCCCGATAAATTTAAAATAGGGAATGTAGTATGGGAAACAGGTTTAGATTATTCGATGTCACACAGATTTACCATAGACTACCATGAAGACTACCAATTTATTAAGCGGGTTTTTGAGGAGCTTTATCCTGTCAAGCCTAACTTCTCTTTGGAAGATATTTTAACATTGCTGACCAATAAGCCCGATATTATGGCTATTAATGCCCAGTGGGCAGGTGTAAATTGGTACCGAAATCACTTAGCAGAACTCAAAACAATTGAGCCGTTTATGACCAAGGTAATTTAA
- a CDS encoding metallophosphoesterase family protein yields MQRRDLLRQLALSAGGLSLSQMAQGHTLTATPPKRVLRVAHITDVHVQPLIGAAKGFENCLHHIQSLEVKPDLIINSGDCVMDAHKRKPHNADKQWKLFNDVLKSENSLPIISCVGNHDICCEGDSSKTFEDGKKWAMDEMSIGQRYYSHDTPDWNFIMLDSVQRKKDGSWYTAHLDEEQFDWLKDQLNNTPSYKPTMIISHIPILAACVFFDGNNIKDEKWEVPGSWMHTDSKRLSELFHQHKNVKLAVSGHIHLTDRVDYNGVSYCCNGAVSGKWWFGKYQHTEAGYAVIDLYEDGSFSNNYVSYK; encoded by the coding sequence ATGCAAAGAAGAGATTTACTTCGCCAATTAGCCCTTTCTGCTGGAGGCTTATCACTTTCGCAAATGGCACAAGGACACACCCTAACGGCTACACCGCCCAAAAGGGTTTTGAGGGTGGCTCATATTACCGATGTGCATGTGCAGCCACTAATTGGTGCGGCTAAAGGATTTGAAAACTGCTTACACCATATTCAGTCGCTAGAGGTAAAACCAGACCTTATCATTAATTCGGGCGACTGCGTAATGGATGCCCACAAGCGTAAACCGCATAATGCCGATAAGCAGTGGAAGTTATTTAACGACGTACTCAAAAGCGAAAACAGTTTGCCTATTATTAGTTGTGTTGGTAACCATGACATTTGTTGTGAAGGCGATAGCTCCAAAACCTTTGAAGATGGTAAAAAATGGGCTATGGACGAAATGTCGATTGGTCAACGCTATTATAGCCACGATACACCCGATTGGAATTTTATCATGCTCGATAGTGTACAGCGCAAAAAAGATGGCTCGTGGTATACCGCTCATTTGGATGAAGAACAATTTGACTGGCTCAAAGACCAGCTCAATAATACCCCAAGCTATAAGCCTACTATGATTATATCGCATATTCCGATTTTGGCAGCTTGTGTATTTTTTGATGGCAACAATATCAAGGACGAAAAATGGGAAGTACCTGGCAGTTGGATGCACACCGACTCTAAACGCCTTTCTGAACTTTTTCATCAACATAAAAATGTAAAATTGGCCGTTTCGGGACATATTCACCTTACCGACAGGGTTGATTACAATGGGGTTTCGTACTGCTGTAATGGGGCCGTTTCGGGAAAATGGTGGTTTGGTAAATACCAACATACAGAAGCAGGTTATGCCGTAATCGACTTGTACGAAGATGGTTCGTTTAGCAATAATTATGTGAGTTATAAATAG
- a CDS encoding aminotransferase class III-fold pyridoxal phosphate-dependent enzyme: MPNGIELNQHFPDITISNQWFERAKAIQKPVTQTLAKGPGQFTKGVAPKYLQKGRGSHVWDADGNEYIDYNAAIGPVSLGYCYPVVDEAIKAQLENGISFSLMHPLEVELSELIQEVIPNAEAVKIAKTGADVCSAAVRVARAFTGREKIFCCGYHGWHDWYIGITSRNAGIPESTQHMTYTFEYNDIESIKAALDEDVAAIILEPFIFEAPHPTFLQELAEVCRENGTLLIFDEMWTGFRIALGGAQAYFDVKPDLAVYSKACANGMPIALLTGRADVMELFNKEVFSYTTFGGETLSLAACIATIKELRDKNVPAYLAEKGQILQDGYNQIAREFGLDMFTKCIGYPCRSMVTFLPDAGNSLELKTLMQQEMIKRGVLWAGFHNMCFSHTDDDIQYTLQAYHDVMPLIKEAILSKNVQALLKGEVLEAVFRKTSNYNIKPALQKA; encoded by the coding sequence ATGCCCAACGGAATTGAATTGAACCAACATTTTCCAGATATTACCATATCCAATCAGTGGTTTGAACGTGCAAAAGCCATTCAAAAACCAGTCACCCAAACCCTTGCCAAAGGGCCAGGGCAGTTTACCAAAGGAGTTGCTCCCAAATACCTACAAAAAGGACGAGGCTCGCACGTGTGGGATGCCGATGGCAACGAGTATATCGACTACAATGCGGCCATTGGGCCTGTATCGTTAGGGTATTGCTACCCTGTGGTCGACGAGGCCATCAAGGCTCAGCTCGAAAATGGCATTTCTTTTTCGCTCATGCACCCCTTAGAAGTAGAGCTCTCTGAGCTTATTCAAGAGGTAATCCCCAATGCCGAGGCTGTAAAAATCGCTAAAACGGGTGCTGATGTCTGTTCGGCGGCTGTGCGTGTAGCTCGGGCATTTACGGGGCGTGAAAAGATTTTTTGTTGTGGGTATCATGGCTGGCACGACTGGTACATAGGCATTACAAGCCGTAATGCGGGTATTCCTGAAAGTACTCAACACATGACCTACACTTTTGAATACAACGATATTGAAAGTATCAAGGCTGCCCTCGACGAAGACGTTGCAGCGATTATTTTAGAACCTTTTATTTTTGAAGCACCACATCCTACTTTTTTGCAAGAACTCGCAGAGGTATGTCGTGAAAATGGTACATTGCTAATTTTTGATGAAATGTGGACAGGTTTTAGGATTGCCTTAGGCGGTGCTCAGGCCTATTTCGATGTAAAGCCCGATTTGGCTGTATATTCAAAAGCCTGTGCCAATGGTATGCCTATTGCCTTACTGACAGGCCGTGCCGATGTAATGGAACTATTTAATAAAGAGGTGTTTAGTTATACTACCTTTGGTGGCGAAACCCTTTCGCTGGCGGCGTGTATAGCCACTATCAAAGAACTTCGAGATAAAAATGTACCTGCTTATTTGGCCGAAAAAGGACAAATCTTACAAGATGGATATAACCAAATAGCCCGTGAGTTTGGCCTAGATATGTTTACAAAATGTATAGGGTATCCTTGCCGTTCTATGGTTACATTTTTGCCAGATGCAGGCAATAGCCTCGAACTAAAAACACTGATGCAACAAGAAATGATTAAGCGTGGGGTTTTGTGGGCGGGCTTTCATAATATGTGTTTTAGCCATACCGACGACGATATTCAATACACATTACAAGCTTACCACGACGTAATGCCTTTGATAAAAGAGGCTATTTTGTCGAAAAATGTACAAGCATTATTGAAAGGGGAAGTATTGGAAGCTGTATTCAGAAAAACCAGTAATTACAATATTAAACCAGCCTTACAAAAAGCCTAA
- a CDS encoding transketolase family protein, translated as MYEELLKEMALDNERFVVMTAENRALIRNLPWVLGKRFIDTGITEQCMIGAAAGLALRGRIPVVHALAAFLSMRAFEFVRTDVGIANLPVKLSAFIPGFLSDGNGPTHQAIEDIALMRGIPNMQVFAPADEQELAIMLPQMLLSTQPAYIRICNRPTIFQHQTNFTIGQAEVIAEGNDVTILVYGFMLEQALITAQILREEGKSVGLVNMRSLKPIDENIILQVAQSSSLVVTIEDHFVTGGLYSIVAETLLKHQKTANVLPIALFEKWFKPARLQALLEYEGFTGKLMAEKILGYTTKATQPQIAVSAFAE; from the coding sequence ATGTACGAAGAACTGCTAAAAGAAATGGCTTTGGACAACGAGCGTTTCGTTGTTATGACGGCCGAAAATAGAGCTTTAATACGAAATTTGCCTTGGGTTTTGGGTAAAAGATTTATAGATACAGGTATTACCGAACAATGTATGATAGGAGCGGCGGCAGGCTTGGCTTTGCGTGGTCGTATTCCTGTAGTACATGCTTTGGCGGCGTTTTTATCGATGCGTGCTTTTGAGTTTGTTCGTACCGATGTTGGTATTGCTAATTTGCCCGTCAAACTAAGTGCTTTTATCCCAGGCTTTTTGTCGGATGGTAATGGGCCTACCCACCAAGCCATCGAAGATATTGCCCTGATGCGTGGTATTCCTAATATGCAAGTATTTGCTCCTGCCGACGAACAAGAGTTGGCTATAATGTTACCTCAAATGTTGCTTTCTACGCAACCCGCCTATATCCGTATTTGTAATCGTCCTACTATTTTTCAGCACCAAACAAACTTTACTATTGGCCAAGCCGAGGTAATAGCCGAAGGAAACGACGTAACGATTTTAGTATATGGCTTTATGTTGGAACAAGCCCTTATTACAGCCCAAATTTTACGAGAAGAAGGCAAATCTGTAGGTTTAGTCAATATGAGGTCATTGAAACCTATTGATGAAAATATCATTTTGCAAGTAGCTCAATCGTCGAGTTTAGTAGTTACTATCGAAGACCATTTTGTTACAGGGGGCTTGTATTCTATTGTGGCCGAAACGTTGCTAAAACACCAAAAAACAGCCAATGTATTGCCTATTGCCCTGTTTGAAAAATGGTTTAAACCAGCCCGCCTTCAGGCATTACTTGAATATGAGGGCTTTACGGGGAAGCTCATGGCCGAAAAAATATTGGGCTATACCACCAAGGCTACCCAACCCCAAATAGCAGTCTCAGCTTTTGCTGAATAA
- a CDS encoding transketolase, giving the protein MNELKLQKLEQTALRVREHVIKLATDGGCFVGASLSATDLIVYLYSEFLNLNSTNLTDPERDYLFLSKGHDVPALYGTLVEMGVLEAERLQNHLSTNDHIYWHPNTNIPGIEFHSGSLGHLPAVAVGVAMDCKIAGTNNRIVCILGDGELNEGSVWEAVMVAHAHQLDNLVFVVDRNQFQANMATEDLIPLEPLTDKFEAFGWEVCRIDGHHFLDLEEAFSELPYKKNKPSVVIADTVRGKGLPSIEARSDRWFCNFSTSEIEQLLQELHGVSQANIASESLVVR; this is encoded by the coding sequence ATGAACGAATTAAAATTACAAAAGTTAGAGCAAACAGCCCTCCGTGTAAGAGAACACGTAATTAAACTGGCCACCGATGGAGGGTGTTTTGTAGGAGCATCGTTGTCTGCCACCGACTTGATTGTTTACTTATATTCCGAATTTCTGAACCTTAATAGTACTAATTTAACAGACCCCGAGCGGGACTATTTATTTCTGTCAAAAGGGCACGATGTGCCTGCTTTGTATGGTACGTTGGTCGAAATGGGTGTTTTAGAAGCAGAGAGACTGCAAAATCATCTATCTACCAACGACCATATTTATTGGCATCCCAATACCAATATTCCGGGTATCGAATTTCATTCGGGTTCGTTGGGGCATCTTCCTGCTGTAGCGGTAGGCGTAGCTATGGATTGTAAAATAGCAGGTACAAACAATCGTATTGTGTGTATCTTGGGCGATGGCGAACTCAACGAAGGGTCGGTTTGGGAAGCAGTAATGGTAGCTCATGCTCATCAGCTCGACAACCTCGTTTTTGTGGTTGACCGCAACCAATTTCAGGCTAATATGGCTACCGAAGATTTGATACCATTAGAACCTCTCACCGATAAATTTGAAGCTTTTGGCTGGGAAGTTTGCCGTATCGATGGGCATCATTTTTTAGATTTGGAAGAAGCTTTTTCTGAATTGCCTTATAAAAAAAATAAACCAAGCGTAGTAATTGCCGATACCGTTCGAGGCAAAGGTTTACCGAGTATCGAAGCTCGTTCTGACCGTTGGTTTTGTAATTTCTCAACCTCTGAAATTGAGCAATTGCTTCAAGAACTTCATGGAGTATCTCAGGCCAATATTGCATCCGAATCGTTGGTTGTTAGGTAG
- a CDS encoding N-acetylneuraminate synthase family protein — protein sequence MKAIHLNTGRVIGEGKPCYIIAEIGINHNGSIETAKKLIDEAVNAKVDAVKFQKRTPEVCVPRDQWEIMRDTPWGRMSYIDYKRKTEFGAVEFSIIDQYCKERGIDWFASAWDVASVDFMEQFDTSLYKLASASLTDFELIERILHTGRPLMISTGMSTQHEIVATVRFILDFNPEYPLMIAHATSAYPCKPEELNLNMIHTLKNMFPNHPIGYSGHETGLATTVAAVAMGATFVERHFTLDRAMWGSDHAASVEPQGLARLVKDIRDVEIASGDGIKKVYESEVGQMKKLRKHISAEYNQ from the coding sequence ATGAAAGCAATTCATCTCAACACAGGAAGAGTAATAGGCGAAGGAAAGCCTTGTTACATCATTGCCGAGATTGGTATCAACCACAATGGCTCGATTGAAACCGCCAAAAAGCTAATTGACGAAGCCGTAAATGCCAAGGTAGATGCCGTGAAGTTCCAGAAAAGAACTCCTGAAGTATGTGTGCCTCGCGACCAATGGGAAATCATGCGTGATACTCCTTGGGGGCGTATGTCGTATATCGACTACAAACGCAAAACGGAGTTTGGAGCGGTGGAGTTTTCGATAATTGACCAATATTGTAAAGAAAGAGGTATCGACTGGTTTGCATCGGCTTGGGATGTAGCATCGGTAGATTTTATGGAGCAGTTTGACACATCGTTGTACAAACTAGCTTCTGCATCATTGACAGACTTTGAGCTTATTGAAAGAATATTACATACAGGTCGCCCTTTAATGATTTCTACAGGAATGTCGACTCAGCACGAAATTGTAGCAACTGTACGTTTTATCCTAGATTTCAACCCTGAATATCCTTTAATGATAGCACACGCTACATCGGCGTATCCGTGCAAGCCCGAGGAACTGAACCTCAATATGATTCATACCCTCAAAAATATGTTTCCTAATCACCCTATTGGCTATTCTGGCCATGAAACAGGCTTGGCTACTACTGTGGCTGCTGTGGCTATGGGAGCTACTTTTGTTGAGCGTCATTTTACCCTCGACCGTGCTATGTGGGGTTCTGACCACGCTGCCTCTGTCGAGCCACAAGGCTTAGCTCGTTTGGTAAAAGATATTCGTGATGTAGAAATTGCCAGTGGCGATGGTATCAAGAAAGTCTACGAGTCGGAAGTAGGCCAAATGAAGAAGTTGAGGAAACATATTTCTGCTGAGTATAACCAATAA
- a CDS encoding SDR family oxidoreductase: protein MENTKPNAAIAIPQMFSLVGKTAIVTGATGLIGQKHCEALALAGANVVVADLLEIQAKSLAKTLGNSHLGIKLDVTSANSLEKAKAMILAEYGTIDILVNNAAINDMFENPLMAKELSAFEYYPIESFRKSLEVNVLGVFLCSQVFGTVMAENDGGSIINIASTYGMVGPDQSIYRDENGEQSFYKSPSYPTTKGAILNFTRFLASYWGHKGVRVNTLSPGGVANGQSDFFIQNYTAKTPLGRMAQPTDYQGALLYLASEASAYMTGANLVVDGGWTAI from the coding sequence ATGGAAAATACCAAGCCAAATGCAGCCATTGCGATTCCTCAAATGTTTTCGTTGGTAGGCAAAACGGCCATCGTTACAGGTGCAACGGGTCTGATTGGGCAAAAACACTGCGAAGCTTTGGCACTGGCAGGAGCTAATGTTGTCGTGGCTGATTTACTAGAAATACAAGCAAAAAGCTTGGCAAAAACATTAGGCAATAGCCATTTAGGAATAAAACTAGATGTTACCAGCGCCAATTCTCTTGAAAAAGCCAAGGCGATGATTTTGGCCGAATATGGCACGATTGATATTCTGGTTAATAATGCCGCCATCAACGATATGTTTGAAAATCCATTGATGGCTAAAGAGTTGTCGGCTTTTGAATATTACCCGATAGAATCTTTCCGAAAGTCATTGGAAGTAAACGTATTAGGTGTGTTTTTGTGTTCGCAAGTATTTGGTACAGTTATGGCCGAAAATGATGGAGGTAGCATAATTAATATAGCTTCTACCTATGGTATGGTAGGCCCCGACCAAAGTATTTACCGTGACGAAAATGGTGAGCAGAGTTTTTATAAATCTCCCTCATATCCTACTACCAAAGGGGCTATACTCAATTTTACTCGTTTTTTGGCTTCCTATTGGGGGCATAAAGGTGTGAGAGTAAACACCCTTTCGCCTGGAGGAGTTGCTAATGGACAAAGCGATTTTTTTATCCAAAACTATACCGCCAAAACACCTCTAGGGCGTATGGCTCAGCCTACAGATTATCAGGGAGCACTGTTGTATTTGGCCTCTGAGGCTTCAGCTTATATGACTGGTGCCAACTTGGTTGTAGATGGCGGTTGGACAGCAATTTAA